The following coding sequences lie in one Lentilactobacillus sp. SPB1-3 genomic window:
- a CDS encoding MerR family transcriptional regulator translates to MILIGELAHKTGLSVRTIRFYEEKGVIESVERDANNKRLFDDDETVHWLIFVRYLRKTGMSITDIQEYRKLIDQGDDTIPERIRILEKQKTKVLADIQEKYTEIEQIDHKLNNYRNGVDGFL, encoded by the coding sequence ATGATTTTAATTGGAGAATTGGCACATAAAACGGGGTTGTCAGTTAGAACAATCAGATTTTATGAAGAAAAAGGCGTGATTGAGTCCGTTGAGCGAGACGCTAATAATAAACGCCTTTTTGATGACGATGAGACAGTTCACTGGTTGATTTTTGTTAGATATTTGCGTAAAACTGGTATGTCAATCACAGATATTCAAGAATATCGCAAACTGATTGATCAAGGCGATGATACTATTCCTGAGCGAATTCGAATTTTAGAAAAGCAAAAAACAAAAGTGCTGGCTGATATTCAGGAAAAATATACCGAAATTGAGCAAATTGACCACAAACTCAATAACTATCGGAATGGTGTAGATGGTTTTCTATAA
- a CDS encoding SDR family NAD(P)-dependent oxidoreductase, with product MNEILTLITGADRGMGFEIAKELGQVGQHVLIGARNYERGMLAVDELRKQDIDADIVLLDVADEDSIIAAQHNITESFGHLDILINNTGITLDNWEKPSTLSIDKIRGDFDVNFFGLVSVTQHMLPLLKNSSSAKIINISSAVGSLNIASDPTSSVYQHFSFGYQASKAAVNMFTIDLANELKNSHITVNSVNPGWVATDSPVGGGPKTLQEGVARTVELASQATNSINGTFSDTDGIVPW from the coding sequence ATGAACGAAATATTAACATTAATTACTGGTGCTGACCGCGGTATGGGTTTTGAGATAGCTAAAGAATTAGGTCAAGTTGGACAACATGTTTTAATTGGTGCCCGCAACTACGAACGAGGCATGTTAGCCGTTGATGAACTTCGTAAACAGGATATTGATGCTGACATTGTGCTATTAGATGTGGCGGACGAAGATAGCATTATCGCCGCACAACATAACATTACTGAAAGTTTCGGTCATTTAGATATTTTAATTAACAATACCGGTATCACCCTAGATAATTGGGAGAAGCCATCGACTCTTAGCATCGATAAAATTCGGGGAGATTTTGACGTCAACTTTTTCGGTCTAGTTTCAGTCACGCAACACATGTTGCCTTTACTAAAAAATTCATCCAGCGCCAAAATCATTAATATCTCGAGTGCAGTTGGCTCGCTTAACATCGCATCAGATCCAACTAGTAGTGTTTATCAGCACTTTTCTTTTGGTTACCAAGCTTCTAAAGCTGCCGTTAACATGTTTACGATTGATCTTGCTAATGAGCTAAAAAATAGTCATATTACAGTTAACTCCGTCAATCCTGGATGGGTAGCAACCGATTCACCTGTCGGCGGTGGACCAAAGACACTTCAAGAAGGAGTTGCCCGCACTGTTGAATTAGCTTCGCAAGCAACCAATTCTATTAATGGCACTTTCTCCGATACAGATGGTATCGTTCCTTGGTAA
- a CDS encoding SDR family NAD(P)-dependent oxidoreductase — MASKIALIVGPGHAGLGKALATNFGKQGYQIALMGKNVDPLNDLVAELKTDNIDSFTVPVDLGDPASVAEGLKTISENGDLQVVVYNATMRTKNKPSQLTSDLLVDSLTSNLLGAVTVTNLALPLLKATGDGVLLYTGSVVAAKPGTTDVEQSIGKVGLHNYVLALNKELAKSGTFAGMVTINTYIREGKPGHMDPNEIAKAYADLAANKNTPNVEYH, encoded by the coding sequence ATGGCATCTAAAATTGCATTGATCGTTGGTCCAGGACATGCTGGCCTTGGTAAGGCACTAGCTACAAACTTTGGCAAACAAGGATATCAAATTGCGTTAATGGGGAAAAACGTTGATCCTTTAAATGATTTAGTAGCCGAATTAAAGACAGATAATATCGATTCATTCACTGTACCAGTTGATCTTGGCGATCCTGCTAGTGTTGCTGAAGGACTCAAGACCATTAGCGAAAATGGTGATTTACAAGTGGTCGTATATAATGCCACTATGAGAACTAAGAACAAGCCTTCTCAACTCACCAGTGATTTATTAGTTGATAGTTTAACTAGCAACCTTCTTGGTGCAGTTACTGTGACTAACCTGGCATTACCATTATTAAAGGCCACTGGGGATGGCGTCCTACTTTATACAGGATCAGTTGTGGCTGCCAAGCCTGGAACTACCGACGTTGAGCAATCAATTGGTAAGGTTGGACTACACAACTACGTGCTCGCTTTGAACAAGGAACTAGCTAAATCAGGTACTTTTGCCGGAATGGTTACAATTAACACTTATATTCGTGAAGGCAAACCAGGTCACATGGACCCTAATGAAATTGCCAAAGCATATGCTGATTTGGCAGCCAATAAGAATACTCCAAATGTTGAATATCATTAA